The genomic region attatattttttcatataaaattgaaaatggaagtataTATGCAGGGACCATGGCCCCAAGTTTTTCACAAAGTGTATTTAAAATACCATGTTAAAAGAATTACGGTCcccttaaaatttatgaaaaaaaaatattgaaaaataatacatgTCATCTTAGTTGACACTTAGggagacaaaaagaaaaaagaaagagaagtgtATGTATAATAGGTAATATAATGTGATAGTAAtgagataaaaagatattaaagataataataaaatatttgtaatgtGTAAGTGTACAtttataattatgaaaaatcattttaaaaaaatgcatctatttgtttcttctataaatgtctaattaatatatttgaaagaGTTTCTGTTTCTAataattaggaataaaaaatttatttatttattttcatataaatgataaaattaattagatagtaatgttttatgcttaatatagtatattttttctttgtaaaaaatataaaaaaaattacaagttaaataataattaggttaaattattattattattcttggcCTCCTCTAAGTGAAATCCATATTGCTCTTTTTGATCAGTGAAGCAATTTCttgatatatgtaaaataaaacataGTCAGAACATAAACCATGAAATTGACAAATAAAtctagaacatacctttttgcCTTGGAGCGATCAGCAACACTTCCCACATTCACCATAAGCATACATATAAATAGTCTGTTAATCTGTTCAGAAACCTGATGTAAGCAATTCTCCAAGGACGCCACAGTAGTAATGGCCCTAATAAGCCCCAAAATCCAGTGACGTATCCAATCCCCAAGCTGATGTATAATCCCTCATAGAAAACTGAATCATCACCTTTGACTGCTGGTTCTTGATGCTCTGCTGTTGTCTGATCTCCATCCCCAGGACAAGTTTTGTTAAGTTGTTCACCACAAAGATCAATGTTTCCTTCAAAACTAGAGGCTTCAAAGGTTTCAAAATGTCTTCCTGATGGGATTCTTCCAGACAGAGAGTTGTGTGACAAGTCTAATTTTTGCAAATAATCAATTTcagaaagagaagaaggaatTCTCCCAGAGATGTGATTTCTTGACAAGTCAAGTGATTCTAGTGAACCTAAATTCCCAATATGAGAAGGAATTTCTCCGCTCAAATTGTTTCTTGATAGATTCAAAGAAACTAACCCAAGCAAATATCCGACCTCTTTTGGTATTTCACCCATTAAATTGTTACTAGAAAGATCAATGCTTTTGAGCTTTAACTCTGGATTCTTGAACCCCCGTTCCTCACCTTTCCACATCCATGTTATGTCAAGCGTATAACCCTCGAAATAGGAACCATAAATTGCATAGTAAGTGTTATTATTCCAATATATATGAGACAGAGTGTCACTTGAGTTGATGCTCTGTTCAGACATTGCAGTGAAATTCTTTAAGCATGATGGAATTCCTCTTGACAAATTATTCCTTGAAAGATCCAACAATTGAATGCGGTTCAAATAACAGAGATGAATGGGTAGATTTCCGGAGAGGTGATTTCCTCGCATGTTCAAGATTATCAATTGATGCATACTTTCTCCAATCCATGATGGTATTGGACCCGACAACATATTTTCACTCAGGTCCAGCATAAATAAACTGCTGCAATTCTTCAAAGAAGAAGGCAACTCACCCATTAAACCATTGTTTCGTAAAACCAAGGCTTCCATATTAACAAGGGCGCCCATGGACATAGGAATCTTCCCTGACAATTTATTGCTGCTTAAATCAAGGAACAGCAATTGCTTTACTGATTTCCAACAATCTGGCAGTTGCCCCTTTATTTGATTGTGTGACACATCTAAAGTGCCCAAATTTGAAGCTGTGCTTTGGTCACATAAGAATGAAAACAAatctgaaaaattattttcagagaGCATCAGCCCAGAAGCTTGTAGTAAAAATGACGGAATTTTACCCTCAAACTGATTGGAATTCAGAAGTATAGACGGTCTGTTAGGAAGCTTCAATGATATATTAGGAATTGCACTAATGAGATAATTGTGAgacatatttaataatatcatattttgCAACTTATTCCAAAACCAGTCTGGTACAGAGTCATTAATCCCGTTATCAGAAATATCAAGCGAATACAACGAACTTTGAGTCTTGAGCCAACTAGGAAAAGTGGGGCCCAACTCGCAAGAACGGAGTCCCAACTGTATTAATTGGAATGGAGGAACCCAACTCGGGACAAATTTCAGAGACAACTCTGATAGGCgcaagtattttaatttggaaaaattaGAAAGATGGGATTCAGTGACCTCACCCTCCAAAGAATTCCCAGCCAAGTTAAGATCCTCCAACTCTGATAGCAATCGAATGCTTTTAGGTAACATGCCAGTCAACCGGTTATCAGATAAATCCAAGTTCGTAAATATGTGTCTGTTGCACCATGAAGAATTTCGGAAGAAGCTAGAAAATTCCCCGTTCAACTTGTTATTTGAGAGGTCTAAACTCTGCAATGCACACATGTTACCAAAGAAAGATGGAATCTCGCCTTGCAGTTTGTTACCGTATAGGTCAAGAAGTTGAAGAGAGTTCATTACTTTCCCAAATCCATCTGGAATGGGACCTTCTAACATGTTATAATCAAGGACAAGGTTATGAAGATTGGTGGTGGAGTTAAAGAGCCAGTAaaatatagttgatgatttcaaaagatttgaGGAGAGATCAAGGGAAACAAGAGAAGATGACATAGGAAAACTTCCATCCGTAAGACTACAATTTTGCAAATCAAGATTTTGAAGTTTTGAACTGAAGTTGAAACCACCTTGAAAGACTGATGATGTCATATTATTATAGGAAAGGTCAAGGATAACAAGAGAAGGAAAGTTTGACAACAGTTGAAATGTTGAGGATGTGAGCTTATTTGAAGAAAGATCAAGGATGGTAAGAGCAGTGGAAAAGTTGGAAGGTGAATAAAACAGAGATTGAATATTTGTATCTGAAAGAGAACAACCAACTAGCCTCAACTCTCTTAAGTTTGGAATAAGCTTGCTGATCATTTGTAGCCAGTGATGAGAAGAGGAAAGGTTGTGTAGTGAACTTAGCCTAAGTTTGGTCAAGGAAGAAAGATTAGTCAACCACTCTGCATCCTTAGATTTCACATCAAAATTGCCACCAAGTCCAAGAGTGTGCAACAAACAAAGATTCCCAATCTGGATAGGGAGTGCTCCCGAGAATGAATTCCCCCCCGCAAGATCAAGATACCTCAACTGTGAGAGATTTCCAAGTTGATAAGGGAGTTCCCCATCTAGATCATTATCACTTAGATCAAGATATTGTAAATGTGTAAGGTTTCCAAGTTGATAAGGGATTTGTCCATAGAGATAAAGATTCTTACCTAGATCAAGAGACAGTAAATGTGTAAGCTTTCCAATATCAGAAGGAATAAtcccaataaaaaaacaatgagagagattgaGATATCTTAAGTTGGTGAACGAGCCCATGTGTTCTGGGATATGACTCCATGGAAAAGAATTAGAGCTGAGATCCAAGTGTTCAATAATTTCAAGGGCAATCAATGAAGAGATATTGATTGCACCTCTCAAATATTGTGTATCCTGACCACGGAGATGAAGCATCTCAACATGACCAGTTTGATTGTTGCATTGAATGCCTTTCCATTTGCAACAGTCTCTGTTACTGTCATCGTCACTCCATGTAGAGAGAATGCCATAGCCATCTATGAGGCCATGTTTGAAGTTGAGGAGTGCTTGTCTCTCAGTCTGAATGCACTTAATTTCTGCGCTATTGGGAAGGCTGTTGAATCCAAGAATGGATACTGCAGCATGCAATAAAACCAGCAAAAGTGCATAAAATAGTTTCAGAGAATAACAACTCATTATGAAATGACTAAGAGTAAAACAAAGATCGGTTACTGTGACCAGTTTTCTCTTAAATTGTCAAGTATGAAACACCAGGATTTATATAGCTGATAGTATGGCTAAATGACAGAGTCGTGTTAATTATTGTTCACTTATGAAAGACAACAAAATAAGgatattttctcttaaaaaaaactttattttaaaaattaaaatacaaagacTCCATTTACGAggcttatatattttaaattcctttattACACTCAGGTGATAAgcaatttatgataaaaaaattcaataattatataactgtgtaataaaattatatcatatattAACTACAGGTTCATCAAACTCTACTTCATACTGTACCAGCAAGTTGtaacaactaaaatttcatCAGATAATTCgacaaaaaaatgatgttacaaattttaataaataaaaaatataactatgattttatttttagattatcaAGAGAATTTTTGTAATGTCATTAAATTACACTACGTGAGCTGCACATTAAAGTATTTGAGTTTGTCACTTTAACGAGCACACGATGCTGAGAAAAGTctatgtaaaattaaaacaaacaagGCTTAAACAACATTTTGACTCCTATAAATTATTAGAGTGTTTTTGTTTTAGCCTTTCAATAATGTTTAGTcccagtaaaaattaaaaaaaataaatcagtcCATATTATCAAAGTAAGAACATTAATTGACTACATAACATGTAGTTACATTAACCATTCATTGACTTCTCATGCTATCAAAGATcataacaataaataatgtgtaatttttttaaaatctctcatcaactaatctagcactatcaattatttttaacacaTGAGAATTTGAAGATCCAAATTACTACAAAATTTACATATGACAGTctatcaaattaactcattAGTAACATGACGAGTCAATGGACAACCAACAACATTATTACATAATATGTAAATGTTGATAGTTGATACTAAGGACTAAAACCAAGTATTAAaattacaaggactaaaatataaaaaaaaaatatttaagtccaCCAAGAAATATGATGTGTTATTTTGTCAAAGTACAAAAAATGCATGACTAATTTGTCTTTACATGAATGTTTTGCATAGACTAGCAATTTCAAGTCTTTGCACCGGTccccaagaaataaaaaagtcttTGCACATGTTTTTAAATTCACCAATGGTGGGGAGATATTTTGCATCAGGTAAAATGAGCTTTTTACATCAATTCTAGAACCAATATGTAAATCTTATCTATGTAAAATGTATTTCcttttttacatcaattgttTTGTAACCAACATAAAAAGTGTCTTTCTACATCAATTATGAAACAACCAATGTAAAATTATCACTCTTTCTGTCATTAATTTTTCTTCCAGAATAATCAACCCACATCCACATCAAAATCACACCTTAATCCATCTTTCCCTCCATTCGAATCACCCTCTTAAAACTCATGAAAGAGAAATGAAAGGAAACAAAGCAACCACACaatgtgaagaaaaatcaaaaagaacaaaacaacCATCCTCCTCAACAAGTAAGTTTGGATGAGTTACaacaaatacatgaaaaaaaaataaaaaggaaagttGACCCGACACGTTGATCCAACATAACTGCCCCTTTACCTACCAAATATAAAGGTTGAACCTATTTTAACAATAGGTTGGAAATTTAAACTTATATTGCTTTGTTTAGCATATCAAATGGGTCAATCCAATGGATTGAACTTATTTTATCATCCCTAATCAAAATCTCACAATTAGAACATTGATCATGGAAAATAAGATAAGGAGCtttatgttaataataaattCCTCAAAGTAATCCTTATTTTATAATCAGAATCTACCTATTAGGCTGCTTCAAAAACTTACAAAGATTAGGTCttaattcaatcaaatttcATAGTCTCttgaaatatttgtttaaatatacttttggacCATCAAATTTAGATTACTTTTGTAGTTGATccccaaatttaaatttatttttattcccttaattttaaaaaatattttttttagtcctccTCCTACAAAAATGCCACAAGTTATGCATTTAAATCATCAAAAATCAGTCAAGAgggtttaaaaaacatttttcaaaattgaggaactaaaaaatgaaaaattaaatttggagggaaaaaacaaagataattcaaatttaaaggacctaaaaatatatttaaataaaaaaaattgataaaaaaaagtattttagaaaaataagagaaatcttaatgtttaaaattactAGCATGCTCTAAAGTAAAATAAGGtcctaatatattttctaattcaagagaataaattaaatgacaaaaattCCTAAGTATTTAGTATGCTCTCTTCAAGCCTAGAAGACATATTCTCTTAATTGTGAACCAAATTAAAGGTTAtatgaaggaaaaataaaaaaaatgcacttaGCCAATGTAATAATAGAAAATTGTGGGACAGCGTGATGGTTGTTGTGGTTTCAGTGGTAAAGTGATTGCACCGGTGGgaatataaaagagaaatatcGTTAGTGACACTGTCTAGTACTCTTTTGTtggttataaagaaaaaaaaatcttttttttaatgttgtatattattgactaaaaattattaaaaattataaatttaaattggtgagttctattttttatttaatgattatatatatttcttaattttgatgTGAAACCATTAATTAAAACTtgtgattttttataaattttaataaataacagaAAAGAGTATTGTTAGTCTTCCTCAAAGATAAAATAGGTGTAAGGtgcataaaagaagaaaaataaaaacggGGAGTGATGGAAATGTGTGTTACTTTTGgccaataaaattttctttccttctagttttttaaattcaaattttaaaccttttttaccctttttcattttctttcctctcttccAAAACATACGAAAGTTGCACGTTAGAATATTTCTAAAACTTTCTAGGATTGATATCATACTAAGAAAAGTCTACTTAGAATTAAGACCAATAAATATCATGTGTCATTTTGCTAAAGCACACAAAATGGAAGCTTAATTtgtctttatataaaatttctaCAAAGACTAATAATTTCAAAGTCTATGTaatcattttactttttaaatttgatgtgtTTGTGTGCTTAATTTTCTAACCCATCAAAAGAGTTAGAAaacataaaagacaaaaatattattttttgtcattatttGAAAGTACTAATATATTTCGATAcatgtaaaaatttacaaaaaaaatataatgtatatcccactatttatttaaaatatcatatttatattacaatacaaaaatatcaatatttcaTACTCATGTATACAATCAgtatgaatataataaaaactataatttatctaattattatgatatatatatatatatatcattattatataacaataacatctacaatattattattctattactataagactcaaatataaatcaaattctcaattatattattcattgaGAGATTCTTTTTACTAATTTCCTATAATGTAGTTATTGGTCTTCAAGCTCTGCTCTATTTTTTCATGGACTAACAAAgaatcattaattcattatattgtactatctttataaatatctctaataattttatttttcatgtgtgCAAAGCACATCGacaaatttacttttatatttttttcgttGGATGTAAGTGtgacatattaattaatatttttaagtaaagacatattaagtaatatttttgatttgatataacttatatattatagtatttttaaaatgaaatacataatttttttaaaaggaaaaacgaGAATTCTATTTTCTaacaataaaaactaataactgGCACACCTCAAGAGGTGGTCCTTCCAACCATAAACATTGTATCATATTGAAAAAGGAGAAGTCAATACATTTATTAGCTTATTTTCTGATCAACTCTAGTGTTTATAGGAGCAATATAATTGAACTAATTGTCATAATCAAGCAATATTCCATgatgttattaatcaattattaattgaaacaGGTCCAAACCAATCATATTTTtcctgaaaaaatattaattgcaaTTTGAGTATCCCATCATTCATCTCGGCTGGGCTAAAAGAATATTGTGTGTTGCAGAAAGATGTTAATAACTCCGCAATAATGTTGATGCTTCCTGAAAAATCTTTGGAGCAACAAGATGCACGAATAAGTATTTGAAtgagtatttataaaaattagaataaaattgatttttaaaataataattttgattaaaatcaattttaaagtaAAGTGATTGGATGTCATggcatttttttttgcatttcttCTAGAATTTCTTTTTAGCACCTCAATTTTACTACACccactaaatttttattttattttttccaataaTATCGCTCTTACAAGTGAGTGTAGTATCATTACTTCAGaattatgttaaaaatgaagtgagtttcataatttaaattctaaaaattatatgcataaaaccttttgtatttaaattttggaaTTATGTAAATGCACACTGTTTGCtacacaattaaaattaatagaaatgATAGTTGTGTTCACATgtgaaaaatgatatatttatcgAGAAAACgaatatttgattttcattatgcgtaaaaattatttttaatcactgACAACCACATTATAAGCAAAATTAGTCTTTGACTCTCTGAGTCAAAAGACAACCATGATCTTAGATgtaggacaaaaaaaattaaaatgttagtaATAATGTATCTAAAACACTCTCTTTAACATCTTACTTGATCTACTATTGTTtggaatattttgaaaattacaaaattttagttTCACTTTCATCTAAATTAGAAGAGAGACTTTCATCTTAATATACAAATAgacttttagaaatttaatcCTGAAATGTGGAATTGACTTTCAAATGTTTAATTCTGAAGCATATAGATAGacttttaaagattaaattttgaaacaacaaaactatgattattaataaagagcattattggaaaaaaaaataagggagtgtgaataacaaaataaaaaaatgctgtCTTAGAATATGGGTATAAATCTCTCAATCATATAAAACTGGATTATAAAGTGACAAATGTCatccatttatatatattattattttggtatcATTATTATACAACACACACATTAAAATTTCTCAAGCATGAAGTTTGCAAGATTTGATATATACAAGTAATTCAATAACAATCTGATGTGATAGCCCAATAAGCCCAACAAGACTTAGTAGGATAagttttaatattatcttaaaatgtaaatttgattctaatttaattatacaaaatcGGTTTGTAACATGTGGAATCTCTAACAGCAGGTGTAAAAAAgttacttctttctttctttttttggtttcaagAAGGGTCAAAGCccctaaacaaaaaaatttagtttgGTTCCTAGCCAGCATACTCGTGATGAGATCCATCATGTGAAAGTAAGGATTGAATTGACGACAACCCTTATTAATAAGGGTGAACAACTGTTCAAGAGACACTCGAGTAAGGTCTTCCTAAAATGATTCTCCCAAGCTATTTGCATTACTGAGTAGATTTTAGTGAAAAAGTGAAAAGGAGAGATGATTCTCATCTCTCTTGACAAGGACGGAAACAATTCTCAAATCTGGTTAACACATCCGGTAAAGGCTACCCAGTACCCATCTTTCAATAGATccctaacaacaataacttgGATTTTACTTTCTGGATCTCCCTTTTTTGCTCCTTGCACCTCCAAAGGACCCGAATGGACACAAATACCCTGTCTCTCCCAAGCAAGCCAAGCCTCCACCGAAACCACTGAACCACTGTCGATTGTCAACCCAAACGCCATTGTTGCAACCTCCTTACACCACCACCGAACCAGCCTAATGCAGAAAAGAAAGCACAAAGCCTCCGACAAAGTTAGGAACaaaataaaagttcaagaatatacaattttttattctttcatagAAGCCTTTCCAAAagtataaaaacataattctGCAAAGGTCCTTTTAGAAGTATAAAACATAACTCCTGAAGAGCCTTTTcagaaatataaaaacatattcTGGAAATGCCTTTTCAtaacactaatttttttatagttgtgGAAAGGCCTTTTCAAaagtacaaaaatataatttaggaaaaacctttcttgaaatataaaaaaattaatgtattctAGAAAGACCTTTctgaaagttatttttgttcttctGGAATACACTTTTCTATATTTCCAAAAAAGCCTTTCcagaaatatgtttttgtttttctagaacCGCCTTTCCAAAAAGGTCATCTaggaaatacaaaaaaaaaggaagttaagtgtatttcaaaaaaatctttCCAGAAAGTATAACATGTGAAATTCCAGTTTGGcctttttgtaaaattgatacgctttttttttttaaaatatgttttacaaattaatggTTCAAGTAAGAATCGAACCTATTATTTTCGTATAGCACAATGTTCTAATCAACCGAACTAATAaaccaattatgttataaaataattaatatcactatatataatactaaaatttctaatatatatttaatgtacatataaatttacataataaattttgtgacaattaatttttatctaataattaattttttatatatataatttgtaaataaaaatcataagtttaataaaaatttacatatataaaaaaataaaaaatttgtttaattatcaattgttgtaataaacatctaaatacatcattcaattaaatatcatatttgttttattttcaatcaCTGTAATACACAttcaaatacatcattcaaataaatactaaatttgtttaactattaattattgtaataaataTCTAAATGCAACATTAagtcaaatttgtttaattatcagattttgtaaataaattaaatgtataaaaaattataaataaattataattttaaaaaaattcaaaacatacggattgacaatccgtatggtTCATATAGATTGACAATCTCTATGATTTGTATAGATTCATATGaatcatacggattgtcaatccgtatgttttgaaaaaaaaattgcacctCTTCTTCTCTGACAACAAAAAATCACTGAATTTCACCGTATATCCGTAAATAACACGTGTACATCACCGGCGATTACAAACACTTAGAAAAGGACACTAACGGAAGAAAGTTACACAAAGGGAGTGCGATTTCCCAAAAAAGAAAGGTGTTGCAGAaatgaaaaaactaatttaCTGTTTATAATCAAAAATACCCATAAGGACATTTTGCATTAATTTTAGACTGCAGTTTAATTAAAACCTTGATAATATCCTATATATACCCAAATTGATAAAATAGtgtttttttcctctctttccaTACCATACAATTAATGTACTTTACACCCACTACCATTAACctgaaaatttggctccaccacACATTATTGGAGTCTCTGAAACATAAAAGCAATGTAGGACAACAATATAATTATGCATTCGAATTTGTCAAACTAACCGTGCTAACAAAACTAATTTTGATAATGATGCTCATGATTTAAACttgattttgttaaaattgtACATATAGCCCTAtataggggggggggggggggggaatgaTATATGATGTGAACATAAAGATAAGTCAAAGTCACAACTTGACCATATCAATATGCAAGCATATCATCTCTTCGATTCCAATCCCAAACCTATTTTGCCCCCAccatcatattttaattagaatGCATTCAAGAAggaataaacatttatttatccaAACTATGTTGTTGACAATGACAAGGGTCACCAACAAATAAGACAATAGGCAAAGGCAGGCAACTAGTTATTCCTTTAAAGTGTActaacaaacaaaagtagggTTCTTGCAAAGAATGTTGCAATCACCCCAAGTTTGGCCCATATCAAAACAAAGTTCAGTCTCTCTCTCCTTTTACCTCTCTAAGCTAGAGAAAAGGTAGTTGAGGAGGCCAGGTGGGTGCTGCAAAGCCAAAGACCAAAGTAGCTTATTACTTGGAAGACACTTTTCTTTATGGTTCGTCTAATGCATGTATGACTAAAATTGTTCCTACAATGTTACTTTGTTTAAGAGGGCTAGCTTATGTCTAATGAGTTGCACAAGAAATATCTATTGTTAGGTTTTGTTAGTGTGTGTAATTTTGGCACGGCATATATGTGGTCACATGCATTATGTAATAATTCAGAACAGAAAAAGCAAAAAGGGAAAGGTTTAAAAGTGGCTGACGAGATCATGTCCTTAATTAATTCATAGCCTTTATTAAAATATAcgtttctttgtaaaaaaaaaaaatggttatttcGTGATTACCAGTGAGAAAGGAGGGAAATATTGCTTCCAGTTGACGTATCTTGAAAGACATATCCACACCATGCCATTACCATACTGAAAGCAAGAGggatataaattttatacatatagGAGACGCAGTTTCCATTTTTCTcctaattttaattacttagttatattttatttgtaatttgaaatttttattaaaaaacagtTGGGAACAGCACCCCATAATTCATAGAAATCAATCAATAGTGACTTTTTTCTTACAGCACCATAGGTTTACTATCTTCCTTTCAAATATGTcgataaaaagaaaatggaaaaaggtttctatttttttacaatgacGAAAATtacgttattattattattatagtattaaaattataattaaaatagttaaaaaaaaaagaacagatacaaataattaaacacTTAACTTTTGGAGGTATAAATTAGCTGCAATACTTATATATAGAACAAATAGAAACTTCTCACACAAGACGTTCTTGGCAAAAGGTGATAAACTTTAATTATGACTAAGttttaaattaagaattaatctttaaagaattaaaatatgcaGAGATACTTCAAAGTCTGACAGAGGAAAAAATCTCctaattatgatatttataaaaaaataaaataataagaacaaaCTTAACTGGAAAAAAAtcaagatatgtttttttatgaatgtGTATTACTTTGATGAATGTAGTATATATAATCTTATTAATACGTTTAATATGTACGGGATCATTTTGGATGAGCGAAAATCAAAGGGACCCATGCAATCACGCGGGTATCATACTAATTAATGCCTAAAAGTACATATTAAGAACATGTGACTAATTGAAGTAACGAACTCCAATAAAAAATGCTAACTTGTACGAAAACTGTAGTGTAGAACAAAAGCGACTTTCCTTTGATTCTACGTACAATTGGGTATAATAAAATGAAGccaaataattacaattaacaaattaattcaaaaattcaGAAAGTAATTTAAACCTTACCCAGACAGCAAGGCATCTCTTGCAAACACATCATTTTGTGTCCCTTCTTTGCTCACAATGGTCATCAT from Glycine soja cultivar W05 chromosome 16, ASM419377v2, whole genome shotgun sequence harbors:
- the LOC114390089 gene encoding receptor-like protein EIX2; its protein translation is MSCYSLKLFYALLLVLLHAAVSILGFNSLPNSAEIKCIQTERQALLNFKHGLIDGYGILSTWSDDDSNRDCCKWKGIQCNNQTGHVEMLHLRGQDTQYLRGAINISSLIALEIIEHLDLSSNSFPWSHIPEHMGSFTNLRYLNLSHCFFIGIIPSDIGKLTHLLSLDLGKNLYLYGQIPYQLGNLTHLQYLDLSDNDLDGELPYQLGNLSQLRYLDLAGGNSFSGALPIQIGNLCLLHTLGLGGNFDVKSKDAEWLTNLSSLTKLRLSSLHNLSSSHHWLQMISKLIPNLRELRLVGCSLSDTNIQSLFYSPSNFSTALTILDLSSNKLTSSTFQLLSNFPSLVILDLSYNNMTSSVFQGGFNFSSKLQNLDLQNCSLTDGSFPMSSSLVSLDLSSNLLKSSTIFYWLFNSTTNLHNLVLDYNMLEGPIPDGFGKVMNSLQLLDLYGNKLQGEIPSFFGNMCALQSLDLSNNKLNGEFSSFFRNSSWCNRHIFTNLDLSDNRLTGMLPKSIRLLSELEDLNLAGNSLEGEVTESHLSNFSKLKYLRLSELSLKFVPSWVPPFQLIQLGLRSCELGPTFPSWLKTQSSLYSLDISDNGINDSVPDWFWNKLQNMILLNMSHNYLISAIPNISLKLPNRPSILLNSNQFEGKIPSFLLQASGLMLSENNFSDLFSFLCDQSTASNLGTLDVSHNQIKGQLPDCWKSVKQLLFLDLSSNKLSGKIPMSMGALVNMEALVLRNNGLMGELPSSLKNCSSLFMLDLSENMLSGPIPSWIGESMHQLIILNMRGNHLSGNLPIHLCYLNRIQLLDLSRNNLSRGIPSCLKNFTAMSEQSINSSDTLSHIYWNNNTYYAIYGSYFEGYTLDITWMWKGEERGFKNPELKLKSIDLSSNNLMGEIPKEVGYLLGLVSLNLSRNNLSGEIPSHIGNLGSLESLDLSRNHISGRIPSSLSEIDYLQKLDLSHNSLSGRIPSGRHFETFEASSFEGNIDLCGEQLNKTCPGDGDQTTAEHQEPAVKGDDSVFYEGLYISLGIGYVTGFWGLLGPLLLWRPWRIAYIRFLNRLTDYLYVCLW